In one window of Malassezia japonica chromosome 9, complete sequence DNA:
- the INO1 gene encoding inositol-3-phosphate synthase (EggNog:ENOG503NV57; COG:I; BUSCO:EOG09263BE5), whose translation MVYHPPVARYNTSVKDSFAYDTAVRRWPAILTQVVDAMYRECHRRSQNNVSEEVDEGKAIIEKISELKYELTHDRALSTLEVTKENAAQLSSGFRAPTTEAYDQVIRDEQPKWFQSEWLFAECYLYRRLRLLFERSKHWKSYDPFAENKVDTFRASGAGIHACAVLIEELMAKSPTHSAHDPAVQVLFDELMASSLWGNATDLSLLTNLSYADIQKLQAANAEQRKEKEQYVLVNQLDEAYDAVRAMDNGRIDIVLDNAGFELVTDMLLADWLLTLRGTIPRASEERAKDVQARLASVRARVSEATKAASRTSEPRLLAVSKLQPPSDIMAAFDAGQRHFGENYAQELVDKARVLPQSIKWHLVGGLQSNKAKILGAVPNLYAVESVDSEKLATNLEKALARPENELRRTYPLHVYLQVNTSGEEGKSGVPALTSPWDGSGDVPPLVALARHVLLSCPHLRLTGLMTIGALSNSTASATDKQNPDFEALVASRTHLLDSLRSDQSLHERLEKAEWWTPSGPASGVYASLFFEAPDALELSMGMSADLESAVAHGSAHVRIGNDCFGPRTNTHDAAQVREAEIKRFADVPLVKQVVFHTKNMPWFVSDTCVPDVWYTLEKLQDPAFFAEAKLPSTKPIEAMAARWAAHFADGSFHLQMPHDAPLGSDAGDLSNFWTAPASFGALPQDAPALLAELQKSGLVIFKGDLDAEWPADTPFTTALGPLAGEIPLLALRTCKAESAAPVNPTAARHEQAQSIRVQSDRIDYSPEHITAQYEYQNTHVERKAGANGAEEYVATPYKQEFNFRTERRVPKTGMLLVGLGGNNGTTITATILANRHNIQWRNKEGLQTPNYYGSLVRASTLRLGTDPATGKDVWVPFSNVLPMVHPNDFVVGGWDISGLPLDKAMERAQVLDYDLQRQVQPLMAEIKPMASVYYPDFIASNQEERADNVIPGSDKKAHVEQLRKDIRDFKSQNQLDQVVVVWTANTERYSEIVPGVNDTADNLLRAVEQSHEEVSPSTIFAIACILENAPYINGAPQNTFVPGAVELAERHKAFIGGDDLKTGQTKVKSVLAEYLVNAGIKPLSIASYNHLGNNDGYNLSSQRQFRSKEISKSSVVDDMCEANHLLYKPGKTEGKEVTVKGERPDHCIVIKYIPAVGDQKVAMDDYTSELCMGGRNRLYVTNLCEDSLLASPLLIDLAVLAELMTRITYRVPGEADQEWKSMYSVLSLLSYSLKAPLVKPGTDVVNSLNRQRAAVTNFLRACLSLAPESDLLLETRVW comes from the exons ATGGTGTATCATCCCCCGGTCGCTCGATACAATACGTCCGTAAAGGACAGCTTTGCGTATGATACAGCCGTGCGCCGTTGGCCTGCCATCCTAACGCAGGTCGTCGATGCGATGTATCGCGAATGCCACCGCCGCTCGCAGAACAATGTGAGCGAAGAGGTTGACGAAGGCAAGGCGATCATTGAGAAGATCTCGGAGCTCAAGTACGAGCTGACGCACGACCGAGCGCTGAGCACGCTAGAAGTGACAAAGGAGAATGCAGCGCAACTCTCGAGTGGATTCCGCGCGCCGACTACCGAAGCATACGACCAGGTGAttcgcgacgagcagccCAAGTGGTTCCAGTCGGAATG GCTCTTTGCCGAGTGTTATCTGtaccggcgcctgcgcctcctcTTTGAAAGGTCCAAGCATTGGAAGAG CTACGACCCGTTTGCAGAGAACAAGGTTGACACGTTTCGTGCTTCGGGCGCGGGCATCCACGCGTGCGCGGTGCTCATCGAGGAGCTCATGGCCAAGAGCCCGACACACTCGGCGCACGACCCTGCCGTCCAGGTCCTCTTTGACGAACTGATGGCATCGTCGCTCTGGGGCAATGCCACTGACCTGAGCCTGCTCACGAATCTGAGCTACGCCGATATCCAGAAACTACAGGCGGCCAACGctgagcagcgcaaggagaaGGAGCAATATGTCCTTGTGAACCAGCTTGATGAGGCGTACGACGCAGTCCGTGCAATGGACAATGGCCGCATCGACATTGTCCTCGACAATGCAGGCTTCGAGCTGGTTACCGATATGCTGCTTGCCGACTGGCTCCTGACGCTGCGCGGAACGATCCCGCGTGCATCCGAAGAACGTGCAAAGGATGTACAGGCACGCCTTGCTTCGGTTCGCGCCCGCGTATCGGAGGCGACCAAggcagcgtcgcgcacaTCGGAGCCGCGCCTGCTTGCCGTATCGAAGCTGCAGCCGCCCTCGGATATCATGGCTGCTTTTGACGCTGGGCAGCGCCACTTTGGTGAGAACTACGCCCAGGAGCTCGTGGACAAAGCCCGTGTGCTTCCGCAGAGTATCAAGTGGCACCTGGTCGGTGGCCTACAGAGCAACAAAGCCAAGATCCTAGGAG CGGTTCCCAATCTCTACGCCGTGGAGTCGGTGGACTCGGAGAAGCTTGCGACGAACCTTGAAAAGGCACTCGCTCGCCCGGAgaacgagctgcgccgcacctATCCCCTGCACGTCTACCTGCAAGTTAACACGAGTGGCGAAGAAGGCAAGAGTGGCGTGCCTGCACTGACCTCGCCATGGGACGGCTCGGGTGACGTGCCGCCGCTtgtggcgcttgcgcgccatGTTCTGCTCAGCTGTCCTCATCTGCGCCTCACTGGTCTGATGACTATCGGCGCGCTGTCCAACAGCACGGCTTCCGCGACCGACAAGCAAAACCCTGACTTTGAGGCGCTTGTCGCttcgcgcacgcacctgcttgactcgctgcgctcggacCAATCGCTGCACGAACGCCTCGAGAAGGCCGAGTGGTGGACGCCGTCCGGCCCTGCGTCGGGCGTGTATGCCTCGCTCTTTTTTGAGGCAcccgatgcgctcgagctgagCATGGGCATGTCGGCGGACCTAGAGTCGGCCGTGGCTCATGGCAGCGCACACGTCCGTATTGGCAACGACTGTTTCGGTCCTCGGACCAACACGCACGATGCGGCCCAAGTGCGCGAAGCCGAGATCAAGCGCTTTGCCGATGTCCCCCTCGTGAAGCAGGTCGTCTTTCACACAAAGAACATGCCGTGGTTTGTGAGCGACACGTGCGTGCCGGACGTCTGGTACACCCTCGAGAAGCTCCAGGACCCTGCCTTTTTTGCAGAGGCGAAGCTGCCCTCGACGAAGCCCATCGAGGCGATGGCCGCGCGTTGGGCCGCACACTTTGCTGACGGCTCGTTCCATCTGCAGATGccgcacgatgcgccgctgggcTCCGACGCGGGCGACCTCTCCAACTTTTGGactgcgccggcgagctTTGGTGCTCTG CCGCAAGACGCACCTGCACTCCTCGCCGAACTGCAAAAGTCGGGACTGGTGATCTTTAAAG GCGACTTG GATGCCGAATGGCCGGCCGACACGCCATTTACTACCGCGCTTGGACCTCTTGCCGGCGAGATCCCGCTCCTCGCACTCCGCACCTGCAAGGCGGAG TCCGCTGCTCCGGTGAACCCCACTGCTGCTCGCcacgagcaggcgcagtcGATCCGCGTCCAGTCGGACCGCATCGACTACTCGCCTGAGCACATCACTGCTCAGTACGAGTACCAGAACAcccacgtcgagcgcaaggccggCGCCAACGGTGCCGAGGAGTACGTTGCTACTCCCTACAAGCAGGAGTTCAACTTCCGcaccgagcgtcgcgtcccCAAGACTGGTatgctcctcgtcggtcTCGGTGGCAACAACGGTACCACGATTACGGCCACCATCCTTGCCAACCGTCACAACATCCAGTGGCGCAACAAGGAGGGCCTGCAGACGCCGAACTACTACGGCTCGCTCGTCCGTGCTTCGACGCTTCGCCTGGGTACCGACCCTGCCACTGGCAAGGACGTCTGGGTGCCGTTCAGCAACGTGCTCCCCATGGTCCACCCCAACGACTTTGTTGTTGGCGGCTGGGACATTAGCGGCCTGCCCCTCGACAAGGCCATGGAGCGTGCCCAGGTCCTCGACTAcgacctgcagcgccaggtCCAGCCTCTGATGGCCGAGATCAAGCCCATGGCGTCGGTTTACTACCCCGACTTTATCGCCTCGAACCAGGAGGAGCGTGCTGACAACGTCATCCCCGGCTCGGACAAGaaggcgcacgtcgagcagctccgcAAGGACATTCGCGACTTCAAGTCGCAGAACCAGCTCGACCAGGTTGTTGTGGTCTGGACCGCCAACACCGAGCGCTACTCGGAGATTGTCCCTGGTGTCAACGATACGGCCGACAACCTGCTCCGCGCCGTGGAGCAGAGCCATGAGGAGGTCTCTCCCTCGACCATCTTCGCCATTGCGTGTATCCTGGAGAACGCTCCGTACATCAACGGTGCGCCCCAGAACACCTTTGTGCCGGGTGCGGTTGAGCTAGCCGAGCGCCACAAGGCCTTCATCGGCGGTGACGACCTCAAGACCGGCCAGACCAAGGTCAAGAGTGTCCTTGCCGAGTACCTCGTCAATGCGGGTATCAAGCCTCTGTCGATTGCCAGCTACAACCACCTGGGTAACAACGACGGCTACAACCTGAGCTCCCAGCGCCAGTTCCGCAGCAAGGAGATCAGCaagtcgagcgtcgtggaTGACATGTGCGAGGCCAACCACCTGCTGTACAAGCCCGGCAAGACTGAGGGCAAGGAGGTCACCGTCAAGGGTGAGCGCCCCGACCACTGCATCGTCATCAAGTACATCCCGGCTGTCGGTGACCAGAAGGTGGCCATGGACGACTACACCAGCGAGCTCTGCATGGGCGGCCGCAACCGTCTGTACGTTACCAACCTGTGCGAGGACTCGCTGCTTGCTTCGCCTCTGCTCATCGACCTCGCTGTGCTCGCGGAGCTCATGACGCGTATCACCTACCGCGTTcccggcgaggccgaccaGGAGTGGAAGTCGATGTACTCGGTACTCTCGCTCCTCTCGTACTCGCTCAAGGCCCCGCTTGTCAAGCCGGGCACGGACGTGGTGAACAGCCTGAACCGCCAGCGTGCCGCTGTCACCAACTTCCTTCGCGCCTGTCTGTCGCTGGCCCCCGAGAgcgacctgctcctcgagacCCGTGTGTGGTAA
- the ARP5 gene encoding Nuclear actin-protein involved in chromatin remodeling (COG:Z; EggNog:ENOG503NVG1; BUSCO:EOG09260QNB), whose product MSFTPALEVTEWPTPQPVAGLSNYRDSVHWSQHAPILIDNGSSELRAGFATCEGDEAPIACDNIVSRFKDRKRGTNVVLCGSDCYVDSQSRAAMKSAFDGDIVCGFDSMTLCNPEYSRSQMNEILFEAYNVPSVNYGLDALFAAYANGVHEDGLVVSAGRNTTLVVPMVAGRGVLDNAKRLAWGGALGADFLHRLLQLKYPNLPQKITSFESQTMLENLSYVSADYESEIRSLQVPENLAKMDKVVQLPYVPPERKEKTQEELDKIAERKRAAGQRLIEQTRMMREEKALQNENDLKYYTLLKEWKEKESPEEYLKRLEDEGFDTEQEFEKTLKRVEAAVKRNRGEEDEDEEEKKPPSFPLIDVPDGELDEEGVKEKRRQRLLKAGYDARVRARAEKAEEERLQAEAEARELQEQRENPGQWLDKIRKQHQDALSRIQERKRLRETLPDRKSAAAQQRMKSITALASENNATGTQRRRKRGDDEDTFGADDSDWSVYRTINDGAGEEEDREAFAQLEALEQKLLEHDVAFTDENTYAALQAKKTLLTTTYLRGFEPAWDPNDGAQYHQVHLNVERIRVPEISWQPIIAGVDQAGVTELSRHVLQAFDEPVRMRMAKNVLVAGRYSLLPGFDQRLQSGLRSILAPNAPLSVRRAQSARFDPWRGMRRWVVEQPEAFRASSVSRAEYEEKGSGWFKEHGLSACWQP is encoded by the exons ATGTCGTTCACGCCCGCACTCGAGGTAACCGAGTGGCCCACGCCGCAACCTGTTGCTGGACTGAGTAACTATCGTGACTCTGTTCACTGGTCGCAACATGCTCCAATCCTCATTGATAATG GCTCGAGCGAATTGCGCGCAGGATTTGCAACGtgcgagggcgacgaggctCCGATCGCTTGCGACAATATCGTGTCGCGCTTTAAGGATCGCAAGCGTGGTACAAATGTTGTCCTATGCGGAAGCGACTGCTATGTCGATTCGCAGAGCCGTGCAGCGATGAAGAGCGCGTTCGACGGCGACATTGTGTGTGGATTTGACTCTATG ACGCTGTGCAATCCGGAATACAGCCGAAGCC AAATGAACGAGATCCTTTTTGAGGCATACAACGTCCCATCGGTAAACTATGGACTGGATGCTCTGTTTGCCGCGTACGCCAACGGCGTTCACGAGGACGGTTTAGTGGTCTCCGCCGGCCGTAACACGACGCTGGTTGTGCCGATGGTAGCAGGCCGTGGGGTTCTGGACAATGcgaagcgcctcgcgtgGGGTGGTGCGCTGGGTGCCGACTTTTTGCACCGTCTTCTACAGCTCAAGTACCCCAATCTTCCCCAGAAGATTACGTCGTTTGAGTCGCAGACCATGCTGGAAAACCTGTCGTACGTCTCGGCGGACTACGAATCCGAGATCCGTTCGCTGCAAGTGCCCGAAAACCTGGCCAAGATGGACAAGGTGGTGCAGTTGCCCTATGTCCCCCCTGAGCGAAAAGAAAAGACGCAAGAGGAGTTGGACAAgattgccgagcgcaagcgtgcCGCTGGGCAGCGCCTCATTGAGCAGACGCGCATGATGCGTGAAGAGAAAGCGTTGCAGAACGAGAACGATCTCAAGTACTATACCCTACTGAAAGAGTGGAAGGAGAAGGAGTCGCCCGAAGAGTATTTG AAACGTCTCGAAGACGAGGGCTTTGATACAGAGCAAGAGTTTGAAAAGACGCtcaagcgcgtcgaggcggcggttAAGCGCAACCGCGGcgaggaagacgaggacgaggaggaaaAGAAGCCGCCGTCGTTCCCGCTGATCGACGTCCCCGACGGCGAACTCGACGAAGAGGGCGTGAAGGAAAAGCGCCGTcagcgcctgctcaagGCCGGCTACGATGCCCGGGTACGCGCTCGTGCGGAAAAagccgaggaggagcgccttCAAGCCGAagccgaagcgcgcgagctccagGAACAGCGCGAGAACCCCGGGCAGTGGCTCGACAAGATCCGGAAGCAGCACCAAGACGCTCTTTCGCGCATCCAAGAGCGCAAACGGCTCCGTGAGACACTCCCTGACCGCaagtcggcggccgcgcaaCAGCGCATGAAGAGCATTACGGCACTTGCCAGTGAGAACAATGCGAcgggcacgcagcgccgccgtaagcgtggcgacgacgaagatACCTTTGGTGCAGATGACAGTGACTGGTCGGTCTACCGCACGATCAATGATGGCGCAggcgaggaagaggaccgcgaggcatttgcgcagctcgaagCACTCGAACAGAAGCttctcgagcacgacgtcgCGTTTACCGACGAGAATACCTatgccgcgctgcaggcaAAGAAGACGCTGCTTACCACGACCTACCTTCGTGGCTTTGAGCCGGCATGGGACCCCAACGATGGTGCGCAGTACCACCAAGTGCACCTGAACGTGGAGCGGATCCGCGTGCCCGAGATCAGCTGGCAGCCGATCATTGCCGGCGTGGACCAAGCCGGTGTGACGGAACTGAGTCGTCATGTGCTCCAGGCGTTTGACGAGCCGGTGCGTATGCGCATGGCCAAGAACGTGCTGGTGGCCGGCCGCTACTCGCTGCTGCCCGGCTTTGACCAGCGCCTGCAAAGCGGTCTGCGCTCGATTCTTGCGCCCAATGCCCCTCtgtcggtgcgccgtgcgcagaGTGCGCGTTTCGACCCCTggcgcggcatgcgccgGTGGGTCGTGGAGCAGCCCGAGGCCTTTCGTGCTTCGTCCGTGTCGCGTGCCGAGTACGAGGAAAAAGGCAGCGGGTGGTTCAAAGAGCACGGCCTGTCGGCGTGCTGGCAGCCATAG